In the genome of Anabrus simplex isolate iqAnaSimp1 chromosome 6, ASM4041472v1, whole genome shotgun sequence, one region contains:
- the LOC136876238 gene encoding TAR DNA-binding protein 43, translating into MSSYLQVAEDEGEEPIELPAEDDGTLLLSTLAAQFPGTCGLKYRNPESRAMRGVRLVEGRLHPPENGWGNCVYYCVFPKENKRKSDDQLENSTAKTKRMETKLKCSDLIVLGLPWKTTEQQLREYFESFGEVLMAQVKKDVKSGQSKGFGFIRFASYESQMRVLGQRHLIDGRWCDVRIPNSKEGQVQQVPCKVFIGRCTEDIQSEDLREYFNKFGEVTDVFIPKPFRAFAFVTFLDPEVAQGLCGEDHIIKGVSVHVSNAAPKTDPNSRQYGGGGSGVGGPRGQGPREPKNLAGPFGGVGGAGHHYHHQQHGPGGGTINTGTGWNQAGSMSRGNIDMPNLQALGITGQAPTNPGAGTQNMNNPMGMGTLNLGALPVSPALVAAALNQAGWGLIGNLQGGQAAGAGGDSGPQGFNNQATPAGFGGNPGGPQQGGGPQAGSGQTGGLFNWGLNQGAAGGGGDGSQGGGASGSNAPQQGGSWPQRGKQPDSFLKYDQ; encoded by the coding sequence ATGAGTTCATATTTGCAAGTtgctgaggatgaaggagaagagCCAATAGAACTGCCCGCAGAAGATGATGGCACACTTCTGCTTTCTACGTTGGCTGCTCAATTTCCAGGAACATGTGGTTTGAAATATCGTAATCCTGAATCTAGGGCAATGAGAGGGGTACGTTTGGTTGAAGGTAGACTTCACCCTCCAGAGAATGGGTGGGGTAATTGTGTTTATTACTGTGTATTTCCAAAGGAGAACAAACGAAAATCGGATGACCAGTTAGAAAATTCTACTGCTAAAACAAAGAGAATGGAAACAAAACTAAAATGTTCTGATTTGATTGTCCTTGGTTTACCATGGAAAACTACCGAGCAGCAACTTAGGGAGTATTTTGAATCTTTTGGAGAAGTTTTGATGGCACAAGTAAAAAAGGATGTGAAATCTGGTCAGTCAAAGGGGTTTGGTTTCATTCgctttgcaagttatgaatctcagaTGCGTGTTCTTGGTCAAAGACATTTAATAGATGGGCGTTGGTGTGATGTTCGGATACCgaactctaaagaaggccaagtacaGCAGGTTCCATGCAAGGTATTTATTGGGCGGTGTACAGAAGATATACAGTCAGAAGACTTGCGAGAATATTTTAATAAGTTTGGAGAAGTTACAGATGTCTTTATTCCTAAACCATTTCGGGCATTTGCATTTGTGACATTTTTAGATCCTGAAGTTGCACAAGGATTGTGTGGTGAAGATCACATAATTAAGGGAGTTTCTGTGCACGTAAGTAACGCTGCGCCGAAAACAGATCCCAACAGCCGCCAGTATGGTGGAGGTGGATCTGGTGTGGGTGGACCACGAGGACAAGGCCCAAGGGAACCAAAAAACTTGGCTGGCCCTTTTGGAGGGGTGGGAGGGGCAggtcaccattatcatcatcagcagcacGGTCCAGGTGGAGGGACTATAAATACTGGCACCGGATGGAACCAAGCAGGTTCCATGAGCAGAGGCAATATTGATATGCCAAATCTTCAAGCATTAGGAATCACTGGGCAGGCTCCCACCAATCCAGGTGCTGGGACTCAAAATATGAATAACCCTATGGGTATGGGAACTCTTAATTTGGGTGCACTCCCTGTGAGTCCAGCGCTAGTAGCAGCTGCTCTTAACCAGGCAGGGTGGGGACTTATTGGAAATTTGCAAGGTGGTCAGGCAGCTGGAGCAGGTGGTGATAGTGGACCCCAAGGTTTTAATAATCAAGCTACTCCTGCAGGTTTTGGAGGTAATCCTGGTGGTCCACAACAAGGTGGTGGTCCGCAGGCAGGCAGTGGGCAGACTGGGGGGCTGTTTAACTGGGGCTTAAACCAGGGAGCAGCTGGAGGTGGAGGTGATGGAAGCCAGGGTGGAGGTGCTTCTGGATCAAATGCTCCTCAGCAAGGGGGATCATGGCCTCAGCGAGGGAAACAACCAGATAGTTTTCTGAAATATGATCAGTAA